A single Lycorma delicatula isolate Av1 chromosome 12, ASM4794821v1, whole genome shotgun sequence DNA region contains:
- the LOC142332748 gene encoding uncharacterized protein LOC142332748 → MLEYVKCTPDNLTISSGQNPKARLATMTIFNLAHRHGDKLEKAGEMYSIVVDLLQLKEEQLDVINGDIEKDPLVIEETDSVKRENVKVENERVIIDKCTYKGSTKNSITHKRCVNNSVYDGVIKEKSNEYKRAYGDVTKENLIKDINSENKICRMILKHTLLHITKRKIMYVNFVKSYSIQMLFRETC, encoded by the exons ATGTTAGAATATGTTAAATGT ACTCCAGATAATTTGACGATTTCGTCGGGTCAAAATCCTAAAGCCCGACTAGCGACTATGACTATTTTCAATCTTGCACATCGTCATGGAGATAAATTAGAGAAGGCTGGCGAAATGTACTCGATT gTAGTAGATTTactacaactgaaagaggaacagctagatgttattaatggtgatattgaaaaagatcctttagtAATTGAAGAGACTGACTCGGTTAAAAGAGaaaatgtaaaagttgaaaatgaaagg gttattattgataaatgtaCCTACAAGGGAAGTACTAAGAATAGCATTACTCATAAGAGATgtgtaaataattcagtatatgatggagttataaaagaaaaatctaatgaaTATAAGCGTGCATACGGTGATGTTACTAAAGAAAATTTGATCAAGGATATAAATAGTGAAAATAAGATATGCAGAATGATTTTAAAACACACCTTATTACACataacaaagagaaaaattatgtatgtaaattttgtcaaaagttatTCAATTCAAATGTTATTTAGGGAGAcatgttaa